Proteins encoded in a region of the Acipenser ruthenus chromosome 11, fAciRut3.2 maternal haplotype, whole genome shotgun sequence genome:
- the pjvk gene encoding pejvakin, with amino-acid sequence MFAAATKNFVKQVGDTGRLISVPSLSEADRYQPLSLVTKKKKSHFWKKTKYASTPFSLKDILVGEKEISAGVSSYQLLNYEDKSDVSLNGRLGNHIINDVGFNIAGSDTVAVKASFGIVTKHEVEVPTLLRELSSRKVDLDHCLIRQSKESGRAVLCVVMESIRTTRQCSLTVHAGMQRKTMRFQIDDVRNHKGRDKAIVIPAHTTIAFSIFEVFVRLDGRFEMCVTSESAGGFEKEQIRQQLGGFLGRFSVGRLRRFLSGIIYGNPFRADDRTFDEITNSDIYMEDLVADYYEKATSMTDVSTSYLREGSHTRINLLNNNIPKGPCALCGMGHLRRETVYGCLECSFNGHKYVRLHVVPCFDLWHKRLR; translated from the exons ATGTTTGCAGCAGCTACTAAGAATTTTGTAAAACAGGTTGGGGACACAGGGAGGCTGATTTCAGTCCCCAGCCTGAGCGAAGCTGACAGGTATCAACCGCTGAGTCTGGTCACAAAGAAAAAGAAGTCCCATTTTTGGAAGAAAACTAAATACGCCTCCACTCCTTTCTCTCTGAAGGATATACTTGTAGGAGAGAAGGAGATCTCAGCAG GTGTTTCCTCGTACCAGTTACTAAACTATGAAGACAAATCTGACGTCTCCTTGAATGGTAGATTGGGAAACCACATTATCAATGATGTAGGCTTCAACATTGCTGGATCTGACACTGTAGCTGTTAAAGCCTCATTTGGAATAGTAACGAAGCATGAGGTAGAAGTTCCAACATTGCTTAGAGAGCTCAGTTCAAG AAAAGTAGACCTTGATCACTGTCTAATTCGCCAGTCAAAGGAGAGTGGACGAGCAGTGCTGTGTGTCGTTATGGAAAGTATCCGAACAACACGTCAGTGTTCCCTCACTGTACACGCAGGCATGCAGAGGAAAACCATGAGG TTTCAGATTGATGACGTTCGGAATCACAAGGGTCGTGACAAAGCCATTGTTATTCCAGCTCACACAACAATTGCATTTAGTATATTTGAAGTTTTTGTGCGACTGGATGGTCGCTTTG AGATGTGCGTCACCTCAGAGTCCGCAGGTGGATTTGAAAAAGAACAAATCAGACAGCAGTTAGGAGGGTTCCTGGGACGATTTTCAGTGGGCAGACTGAGAAGATTTTTGTCTGGAATTATTTACGGAAACCCTTTCAGAGCAG ATGACAGAACATTTGATGAAATTACAAATTCTGACATATATATGGAGGACCTAGTTGCAGACTATTATGAAAAGGCAACAAGCATGACTGATGTTTCCACCAGCTACCTTAGAGAAGGCTCTCACACACGGATTAACCTGCTTAATAACAATATACCCAAAGGACCTTGTGCCCTCTGTGGGATGGGACATTTAAGAAGAGAAACTGTGTATGGATGCCTTGAGTGTTCTTTCAATGGACATAAATATGTAAGGCTTCATGTTGTGCCTTGTTTTGACCTCTGGCATAAAAGACTAAGGTAA